The following DNA comes from Aquila chrysaetos chrysaetos chromosome 9, bAquChr1.4, whole genome shotgun sequence.
GGAAACTCCCAGGATAAaaacctctccctgctgctgctcccggGTTGCACCTTCACTGTTCTATGCACCTGGGTGCTCAGCTGATCTCTACAGGTAGGTGGTTTGGGGTGGTGGTCGAGGGACGGGGTTTCAGAGCTCTGGGGAGGTATTGCCTGTGCTGATTCCTCATCGCCgcagggaggaggatggggatgggCCTGTGTGCTTTGGGCTGAGGCACTAGAAAATTTTTAGGTTCCAGGAAAAGTTTTAGGCACTCTCCAGGAGGAAACCCTTTCCAAGAAACAAATGTCTTTAGGCCTTAAAAGTGCAAAAATGGAGAGATGTTTCTTCATTAGGGGAGGATCAGAAGCATTTCAGGTTTGTCCCAGCAGAGGTGCAACAGAGATGGGTCCCTGATCCTTTTTGCAGCTGAGTTTGCTCAGGGCACTTCCAAAACCAGCTTGTGTTTGAAAGACAGAGGGGAAACCTAAAGAAGAAGAGGCCTTCTGATAAAACACAACTCTATAAATGGAGGCAGGTTAATCCAGGCCTAATTTCTAGGGTTTACACTTTTGTAATCCTTTTGATCCCTGGACCTCCACCTGCTTTGTGGGACTAATCTgtccctgctcagcagctgagctctgaTCTCACAATTTAATTTCACGACTATCCTGGATGTCCGCTCGCTTTGCCGGACGGGCCGGgggagctgaagaaaagaagtttaagaacaacaacaaaagaagttTAAACTCCATCCAGCGTGTCCCGTTCCGGCAGCCCCCGCTCAGGGACCCCCGGCCCGGGGGCTCCGGGACCCTTTCGGGTGCGATGGGGAGGGAaccggcggggccgggccggggcagcggggccgtCCCTGGCCGGGGGaaggcggggccgggccgggggaaGCCCCGCAGCGCCGGGGGAGGCGCAGGGCGGCGGCGGACGCAGCCGGGACGTGCACGGTACcgggacccggggggggggggggggggtggtggcgCTCCCGGGGCTTGGCCCCCGGTCAGTGCCCCGGGGGTGGGTTGCAGCGGTCCCCGCCGCGGGGGCCGCCACGTCCTTCCCTCTCGGGGGTCCCGCCGGGGCCCGGAGCTCAGTCCCGCTCCGGGAGCGGGGAACCGACATGGTCGTTGCGGGCGGGGGGAGGTTGGGGAGCCCCAGCCCGGCTCCTGGTTGTTCCAGCCGGCAGCGACGGCTCCAGGCTCCGAGGGCCGAGGGGGCCCAGAGGCCGTCCCgcaaggggcggggggggggctcgaCACCCCGGGGCAGCTCTCTGCGGGGCTCCGGTGCGCTCCGCTCAGCGCCCGGTGGCTGGGAATGAAGGTGCTGCCACTGTGATGGCAGCATGGGGCCATCTCCATCCCCTACAGCAGGGGACGAGGTGGCCCGGAGCCCACGTTCCCTCCAACAGCCGTCACTGCTGTGAGCGGGTCCCACTGGGACCCCCAGGACCCCTGTTTGCAGGGAGCCGAGGGGAGGGAGCATGGGCAGGCCCACGGTGGCTCCAGCGGGCCAAGAGTGGCTTGTGCTGAGCTCCCCGGCCAGCTTTGGCCAAGGACGGATGTGCAGAGAGCCCTGTCGCATCTAAAAGTGTCATGCTCTTGTCACGCTCGCTGTGGTGAAATGAGGGACATCTGGCACCCTTGGTCAGCCCCAAGCAGGGAGGTGATGCTCTGCTCTTGTCCCTCAGATGTTGGCAGGGTGATGCCAGCTTGATCGTGGTTGTCTGCCGGCAGCGGGAGAGGTTTTCGGCAGCGTTTGTGGGCCAGGCCGTTtcaacaggttgcccaaagaggaAGGGCGAGCTGGTGGGGCTGTGATAGGGGAACATGGGAGCAGGGGTGGACGGAGCCTCTCCTGCAGCCGTTCTCAGCACCCAGCTGCAACCGGCATCGTCTGCGGGTTTGGGGTTGGTCCTGCCCCTCACTGGGTGCCCACAGGGACAGGCTGAAGCCGGGATGGCCAAGAGTGAGGTTGGCTCTGGGGGATGCGGGGAGAGGAGATGGGCTAGGACAGCATTGCCAGCCAGGCTGAAATGTGGGGGTCACCTGCTTATTTTGCCTGCAAACGCTGAAATAATGGGGGCCCCTGATGTTATTGAAGGTAAATTATGGCTGTTCTTCAGCTTGGTGGTCTGGCTGGAGGGTGAGGATGGCCCAGTTagcctgggggcagctgggCTGCAACTGTGGCCACCTGAAGGGATGAGGGCAGCTCTGGGAGCGCAGCAGAGGGTTTGCCTCGGACCCGATGATAACAGCAGCCTGCCCTGGTGTGTAGGGGATGAGAGAGCAagtgaagaggaggaaatcaCCTGCTTCCAGCTTCTGACCAATAACCTCCATCGATCAGTGTCTAATAGAAACACAATGGCTCTTTCCAATGGGAAGTGGGCAGCTGCCGCCTCTCACATCATGAGATGCGAGATAAGggctggcatttttttctcctgtaatcGATGCTCTGTTTTGAGATGTTTGGAAATAACCTCATGAGGAAGTTTCTTGTTGTAGAGCAGCACAATAGCGTGCAAACAGCAccggggagggcagcgggggctCCGCGGCGCGCCGTGGGAGGTGATGCAAAACAAGTGGCACCACCGTTAAGCAACTTCCCGTCAGCAGGGCCTGTCCACGCTGCCCGGCCGGCCACGTCTGAAAGAAGTGTCACACTCTTCTCATGCTCGCTGTGGTGAAACAAGGGAGATCTGGCATCCTTGGTCAGCCCCGAGCGGGGAGGTGATGCTCTGCTTTTGTTCCTCAGGCACTGGCAGGGTGATGCCAGCTTGATCCAGAGCCATGTCCAGGTACCTGAAGCACTTCACGGTGGTGGGCGATGACCCTGTGCAGTGGAGCAATGACTACCAgaaatgggaggaggaggatgagaaTGGGGAGAAGCAGCCGGATTCAGAGATCAAGGTGGAGCCCACCAGGAGCCATGTCTCCTTCCAGGACATGATGAAAAAGCTCTTCAGCTCCCACAGGTTTCAGGTGAGGCAGAACAAACCCAGGCTGAAGGGAAATGAGGGTGAGACTTTGCCAAAGCCATCTGTGATAGCAGAGCCGATGTAGGACAGAGCTCGTGACCGCTCACTGCTCCTGCGAGAGTGGCTGCTGCCTCCGAGCTGGGCTTGTCCTGTCAGAAATGAGCCGCTCCGCAGCAGGTGCAGGTGTTTCCTGAGCGGCGACAAGCCTCAGTGCACGCTCGTCACGGTGCCAGCAGAGCATGTGCTCTCCCCTGGCTCAAGCTCCCCCCCGCCCAAGCAGTGGGAAATGGCTGGGTTTGGTGGGGAGCCAGGTGGTTTCGTGTGCATGAGGCTTTGTAGGAATAACCCACTgaccaggggctgcaggagtggGAGTCCTGGGTGGGAGCAACAGAAAGCTCCATGAAACACAACCAGCCAAATCGGGGACATGGGGCATTGGGGCACGTTTAGCTGAAGGCCGCATTGGCTCCTCTTGCCGATCTGCCCGTGCTGGGAGGGGGCTCATGTCAGTTCTTCTCCAACAGATCCTGGTTGTCTGTTTGGTAATCCTGGATGCCTTGCTGGTTCTTGGGGAATTGCTTATGGACTTGAAAATCATCCGTCCAGACAAACATAATATAACCCCAAAGGTAAAATGCAGGGAAATGTCAACATGAACTGTGATATCCCTCTCTTTGGTGGTTCAAAGCCTGCTAAATAGGATGACTGGGCAAGGCAGGACCTGGACCTTCAGCCTTGCTGAGCCGGCAGTCACAGGCACACAGACGAAGGTCTTGCAGGGACTCGTGTGACAACCCTGCAGCGTGCGGGGCCAACCTGGCTCGGCTCATGCCAGTCCATGCAGCAGCCTCATGCTTCCTTGggctgcagaagagctgaatCACTCTAACCATCCTTCTCCCGGTCATGTTCGCACCTCCTGGTCCAGCTTACCCAAAGCCACTGGCTGCCACGTGCTCGCTCTTGTTGTCCCTtagagcagaagaaaagtcCCCAGCCCTTCTCCTTGTAGAGCCAAATTGGACATGCCCTTGAGTGCTGGAGGTTTTCCAGCCTGCCCTGCTTGTGTGCATGCAGGAGGGTTTCCTGGCCCTAAACTTGTGCTGTCTTTTCCCAGGTTTTCCACTACCTCTCACTCTCCATTTTAACCATCTTTCTGGTTGAGGTGGGGTTTAAAGTCTTTGTCTACCGCCGGGAGTTCTTCCACCACAAGTTTGAAGTGCTGGATGGCATCGTTGTTGTTGTGTCGT
Coding sequences within:
- the HVCN1 gene encoding voltage-gated hydrogen channel 1 yields the protein MSRYLKHFTVVGDDPVQWSNDYQKWEEEDENGEKQPDSEIKVEPTRSHVSFQDMMKKLFSSHRFQILVVCLVILDALLVLGELLMDLKIIRPDKHNITPKVFHYLSLSILTIFLVEVGFKVFVYRREFFHHKFEVLDGIVVVVSFILDVVLIFREHEFEAVGLLILLRLWRVARIINGIILSVKTRSEQQVSKLKQANLKLATKVEQLEHSCVEKEQEIEKLNKILKQHGLVSEQK